One Bombus pyrosoma isolate SC7728 linkage group LG7, ASM1482585v1, whole genome shotgun sequence genomic window carries:
- the LOC122569822 gene encoding neural Wiskott-Aldrich syndrome protein-like — protein sequence MKSGTVNKHRGSTLLKTEENEQVYQLIGNRCQCLAAGVIQLYLTEPPLHKEWIKKTTGIITLIRDNPRRSFFLRLYCLQRKAMLWEHEVYNAMDYKAPLSYFHTFEAEDCMAAFNFASETDAVTLRNILLDKLNAKRQKRQQRRSKVEGETQHGATLPWRNQSNASPVAFSTGSTSNLLNGTPTTIGVNRSASSSSMYKSKKKKREKTKKRLTKDDIGPPSNFRHVTHWAWNTSSKELELDKVDPHLKMFLDIVGVSEHQFRNQDTRDFIYDFIEKNGGMNAIREDISSSIPKTNAQQQLQQLQQQQQHQQQSPAAPQRQEYPPPVPARTITHQTRSAPPLPPNRINAPSTPPSVPPSAPPSAPPVHRTLPSRPPPPSLTFAPSLPPPPPPPPPPPPPPPAPAPAPAPRSRSNLITPVPPPPPLPSTDDGTVNTSAINNNNTTSNDNNNGDIADLRSTLMESIRSGTTLRKIDKSEVKQSPPPPDSRNALLEEIRRQEFVLRPVSNEVKNERSKPAFQGGLASALSRALAERSSAIHSESDDSTSETSDDDDDWDD from the exons ATGAAGTCTGGCACTGTGAACAAACATAGAGGTTCTACGCTTTtaaaaacggaagaaaacgAACAAGTCTATCAATTGATAGGAAATCGGTGTCAG TGTTTAGCAGCTGGagttattcaattatatttgacTGAACCACCTTTACACAAAGAATGGATAAAGAAAACTACAGGTATTATAACATTGATAAGGGATAATCCTAGACGTAgcttcttccttcgtttatATTGCTTACAAAGGAAAGCAATGTTATGGGAGCATGAAGTATATAATGCAATGGACTATAAAGCACCATTGAGTTACTTCCATACATTTGAAGCAGAGGATTGTATGGCTGCTTTTAATTTTGCAAGTGAAACAGATGCTGTTACATTAAG AAACATTCTTCTTGATAAGCTGAATGCCAAACGTCAGAAAAGGCAACAAAGACGTTCTAAGGTAGAAGGAGAAACTCAGCATGGTGCAACATTGCCATGGAGGAATCAAAGCAACGCATCACCTGTTGCATTTAGTACAGGATCAActtctaatttattaaatggaaCCCCAACTACAATTGGTGTCAATAGGAGTGCTTCTAGTAGTTCTATgtacaaaagtaaaaagaaaaaacgagagaaaaccAAGAAAAGGTTAACGAAAGATGACATTGGTCCTCCATCCAATTTTAG acaCGTTACACACTGGGCATGGAATACTAGTAGCAAAGAATTGGAATTAGACAAAGTCGATCcacatttaaaaatgtttcttgaTATAGTTGGTGTGTCGGAACATCAATTCAGAAATCAAGACACGCGtgattttatttacgattttattgaaaaaaatggtGGGATGAATGCCATTAGAGAAGATATATCTTCATCTATCCCAAAAACTAATGCACAACAACAATTACAACAAttgcaacaacaacaacaacatcAGCAACAATCTCCAGCAGCGCCTCAAAGACAGGAATATCCCCCTCCAGTTCCAGCAAGAACAATAAca CATCAAACACGAAGTGCTCCACCACTACCTCCAAATCGAATTAACGCACCTTCGACACCGCCAAGTGTACCACCTAGTGCACCACCTAGTGCACCACCAGTTCATAGAACATTACCATCTCGACCGCCACCACCTTCTTTAACTTTTGCACCATCACTACCACCACCTCCACCGCcgcctcctcctcctccaccacCTCCACCAGCTCCAGCTCCAGCTCCAGCTCCGCGTTCtagaagtaatttaattacaccTGTTCCACCTCCTCCACCATTACCAAGTACCGATGATGGAACAGTCAACACAAGTgctatcaataataataatactactAGTAATGACAATAATAACGGGGATATCGCTGATCTAAGGTCAACGCTTATGGAATCCATAAGGAGTGGTACTACACTTCGA aaaattgataaatctgAAGTAAAACAAAGTCCTCCTCCTCCGGATTCAAGGAATGCTTTGTTAGAAGAAATTCGTCGTCAAGAATTTGTGTTAAGGCCCGTTTCGAACGAagtaaaaaatgaacgaaGTAAACCAGCGTTTCAAGGAGGATTAGCTAGTGCTTTATCAAGAGCTCTTGCCGAGCGATCAAGTGCAATCCATAGTGAAAGTGATGATTCGACTAGTGAAACcagtgatgatgatgatgactGGGATGATTAA